The following proteins come from a genomic window of Flavobacteriaceae bacterium MAR_2010_188:
- a CDS encoding DsrE/DsrF-like family protein, whose protein sequence is MKTLSSLIFILLISTSMSYSQDTRTDGIIIPEFGKTFNVEDKDVAVDTTQNMSVIFDISSSADDRNVMNKLIETAARFLNMHAAAGFKKEQLNVAMVIHGGAWQDILKDEFYQAKFGMPNPNTKLIKALSDAGVDIILCGQTAGFREIDKDELNENVKMALSAMTTLIQYDKKGYTILKL, encoded by the coding sequence ATGAAAACACTTAGTTCCCTAATTTTTATATTATTAATAAGCACTTCTATGTCCTATTCACAAGATACAAGAACCGATGGTATCATAATTCCTGAATTCGGAAAAACCTTTAATGTTGAAGATAAAGATGTCGCAGTCGATACCACTCAAAATATGTCGGTCATTTTCGATATTTCTAGCTCTGCCGACGACCGAAATGTGATGAACAAACTCATCGAAACAGCAGCACGTTTTCTAAATATGCACGCCGCGGCCGGCTTCAAAAAAGAGCAGCTTAATGTTGCGATGGTGATACATGGAGGTGCATGGCAGGATATTTTGAAAGATGAATTCTATCAAGCAAAGTTTGGAATGCCAAATCCTAACACAAAATTAATCAAAGCCCTATCGGATGCTGGAGTCGACATTATTTTATGTGGACAGACAGCTGGCTTTCGCGAAATTGATAAAGATGAATTAAATGAAAATGTGAAAATGGCGCTCTCAGCAATGACCACTTTAATTCAATATGATAAAAAAGGTTACACAATTTTAAAATTATAA
- a CDS encoding DNA helicase-2 / ATP-dependent DNA helicase PcrA: protein MEKYLSQLNEAQLAPTLQKDGPMIVIAGAGSGKTRVLTFRIAYLMSQGVDSFNILALTFTNKAAREMKSRIASIVGDTEAKNLWMGTFHSVFARILRVEADKLGYPSNFTIYDTQDSQKLISAIIKEMGLDKDVYKYKQIYSRISSYKNSLITVKAYFQNPELIEADAMAKRPRMGDIYKEYVNRCFKAGAMDFDDLLLKTNELLTRFPEVLAKYQNKFRYILVDEYQDTNHSQYLIVRALSDRFQNICVVGDDAQSIYAFRGANINNILNFQRDYDEVNVYRLEQNYRSTKNIVNAANSIIDKNQTKLDKIVWTANDEGGKIKIHRSMSDGDEGRFVASTIFEHRMQEQLSESDFAVLYRTNAQSRAIEDALRKRNIPYRIYGGLSFYQRKEIKDVLSYLRLVINPADEEALKRVINYPGRGIGQTTIDKLIVAANGYNRTIFEVLQNLDKVDIGINSGTRNKLKNFVTMIESFQVMNQTANAFDLAEHVSKASGIIKEMNKDATPEGISRLENIEELLNGIKDFVEGQKELADATGSLAEFLEDVALATDLDNDKGTDDRVALMTIHLAKGLEFPYVFIVGLEEDLFPSAMSMSTRSELEEERRLFYVALTRAEKQAYLTYTLSRYRWGKLIDAEPSRFLEEIDERYVENITPIEDRRFNPMLSADIFGDVEPNVIRYKKPVSRKKENTPPKFIPPKSLKPISTANSKANLFDGELVVGNIVEHQRFGKGEVLKIEGVGGDKKAEINFENGGVKKLLLRFAKLAVLG, encoded by the coding sequence TTGGAGAAATATCTAAGTCAGTTGAATGAAGCTCAATTGGCTCCTACACTACAGAAAGATGGCCCTATGATTGTAATCGCCGGCGCCGGTTCTGGAAAAACCCGTGTGCTTACTTTTCGAATTGCCTATCTAATGAGCCAAGGAGTCGATTCCTTTAATATCCTTGCGCTAACATTTACTAACAAAGCGGCCCGAGAAATGAAATCTCGAATCGCGAGTATCGTTGGTGATACTGAAGCAAAAAACCTGTGGATGGGAACTTTTCACTCGGTTTTTGCTAGAATTTTAAGGGTTGAAGCCGATAAATTGGGCTATCCGAGCAATTTTACCATTTACGATACCCAAGATTCCCAAAAGTTGATTTCTGCTATTATCAAAGAAATGGGATTGGATAAGGATGTTTATAAATACAAGCAGATTTATTCTAGGATTTCTTCCTATAAAAATAGTTTGATAACGGTAAAGGCCTATTTTCAAAATCCAGAACTGATTGAAGCGGATGCTATGGCAAAACGCCCTAGAATGGGCGATATCTACAAGGAATATGTGAACCGTTGTTTTAAGGCGGGCGCGATGGATTTTGATGACCTTCTTTTAAAGACAAACGAACTTTTAACGCGTTTCCCAGAGGTGCTTGCGAAATATCAGAATAAGTTTAGATATATTCTGGTAGACGAGTATCAAGATACCAATCACTCTCAATATTTAATTGTTAGGGCGCTTTCAGACAGATTCCAGAACATTTGTGTAGTTGGGGACGATGCACAAAGCATTTATGCTTTTCGTGGAGCCAATATCAACAACATTCTCAACTTCCAGAGAGATTATGACGAGGTTAATGTTTATAGGCTAGAACAGAACTATCGTTCTACCAAAAACATAGTAAATGCTGCGAATTCAATTATAGATAAAAACCAGACCAAACTAGATAAAATCGTTTGGACCGCAAATGATGAAGGCGGTAAAATTAAGATTCACCGCTCTATGAGTGATGGGGATGAAGGTCGTTTTGTCGCCAGCACCATTTTTGAACATAGAATGCAAGAGCAGCTCAGCGAAAGTGATTTCGCGGTCTTATATAGAACCAATGCTCAATCTCGTGCGATTGAAGATGCTCTGCGCAAGAGGAATATACCATATAGGATTTACGGTGGCTTGTCATTTTATCAACGAAAAGAGATTAAGGACGTCCTTTCTTATTTGCGATTGGTGATTAATCCAGCCGATGAAGAAGCTCTAAAACGGGTCATCAATTATCCAGGAAGAGGCATTGGTCAAACTACCATCGACAAACTCATCGTTGCTGCAAATGGTTATAACCGAACGATTTTTGAAGTACTTCAAAATCTCGATAAAGTTGATATCGGAATCAATTCTGGCACCAGAAACAAGTTGAAAAACTTTGTTACCATGATTGAAAGTTTTCAGGTGATGAACCAGACTGCCAACGCTTTCGATTTGGCAGAACATGTGAGCAAGGCGAGTGGGATTATTAAAGAAATGAACAAGGATGCCACGCCTGAAGGAATTTCTAGATTAGAAAATATTGAAGAACTCTTAAATGGTATCAAGGATTTCGTTGAGGGACAAAAGGAGTTGGCAGATGCAACCGGAAGCCTTGCCGAATTTTTGGAAGATGTTGCACTTGCGACAGATTTAGATAATGATAAAGGAACTGATGATAGAGTTGCGTTAATGACCATACATTTAGCCAAAGGACTAGAATTTCCTTATGTCTTTATAGTTGGTTTGGAAGAAGATTTATTTCCATCGGCAATGAGCATGAGTACCAGAAGTGAATTGGAGGAGGAGAGAAGGTTATTTTACGTTGCGCTTACCCGAGCCGAAAAGCAAGCATATCTAACCTACACACTTTCTAGATACCGCTGGGGTAAACTGATAGATGCAGAGCCGAGCCGATTTTTAGAGGAAATTGATGAACGTTATGTCGAAAATATTACGCCTATTGAAGACCGACGTTTTAACCCGATGTTGAGTGCGGACATATTTGGTGATGTAGAGCCAAACGTTATTCGTTATAAAAAGCCGGTTAGTAGGAAAAAGGAAAATACTCCACCTAAATTCATTCCACCAAAATCATTAAAACCGATTAGTACCGCAAACTCAAAAGCCAACTTGTTCGATGGAGAGTTGGTTGTTGGAAATATAGTAGAACACCAAAGATTCGGAAAGGGTGAAGTCTTAAAGATTGAAGGTGTGGGTGGCGATAAAAAAGCGGAAATAAACTTTGAAAATGGGGGCGTGAAAAAGTTATTGCTCCGATTTGCAAAGCTGGCCGTATTAGGGTAA
- a CDS encoding tRNA threonylcarbamoyl adenosine modification protein, Sua5/YciO/YrdC/YwlC family → MAEFIRIYEENPNAKAIKKVVSVLKDGGLIIYPTDTVYGLGCDITNTKALERVALIKGVKLDKANFSFICHDLSNLSDYVKQIDTTTFKILKRALPGPYTFILPGSNTLPPAFKKKKTVGIRIPKNNIALEIVKALGNPIISTSIYDEDAVIEYTTDPELILEKWDNLVDLVIDGGYGENIASTVIDLSEDVPTVIREGKGSLEIL, encoded by the coding sequence ATGGCAGAATTTATAAGGATTTACGAAGAAAATCCAAATGCTAAAGCTATCAAAAAGGTAGTTTCAGTTTTAAAAGATGGTGGATTGATTATTTACCCGACCGATACCGTTTACGGATTGGGCTGTGATATCACCAATACCAAAGCCTTAGAGCGGGTAGCCCTGATAAAAGGAGTAAAGCTAGATAAAGCCAATTTTTCATTTATTTGCCACGACCTTAGTAATCTTAGCGATTACGTAAAACAAATTGATACGACCACTTTTAAAATCTTAAAAAGAGCGCTTCCAGGTCCTTATACCTTTATTTTACCCGGAAGCAATACCTTGCCTCCAGCCTTCAAAAAGAAGAAAACGGTCGGAATCCGGATACCGAAAAATAATATCGCCTTAGAAATCGTAAAGGCATTGGGTAACCCGATTATTTCAACTTCTATCTACGACGAAGATGCTGTAATTGAATACACAACCGATCCAGAATTGATTCTAGAAAAATGGGATAATTTAGTCGATTTGGTCATTGACGGTGGTTACGGGGAGAATATTGCTTCTACCGTAATCGATTTATCCGAGGATGTTCCGACAGTTATTAGGGAAGGCAAGGGGAGTTTAGAAATCCTATAA